Proteins co-encoded in one Coriobacterium glomerans PW2 genomic window:
- a CDS encoding TetR-like C-terminal domain-containing protein, with protein sequence MTTRESVSSTHSPEMSPKSDRRSRRSQLALRHALAAELAAGEDLSRISVAALTERAGLTRRTFYTHYRDIPDFIERLESGILEEIGRRVAALAASDLPSLYRNIDALEPAPGSVELLGYLKNNGELIGALLGPGGDPAFAQRIMSDVGEVVSKRMREGIFPGVLGTFFDYYLASVIAAEMGIIQRWFAGGLAEDPETMARIMTVIAFVRPGDLYGRPIDINVPEYGMKLIGLQRERREPEVQA encoded by the coding sequence ATGACAACGCGAGAATCGGTTTCCAGCACGCATTCGCCTGAGATGTCTCCCAAGAGCGACCGCCGTTCGCGCCGTTCGCAGCTCGCCCTGCGCCATGCGCTCGCCGCGGAGCTCGCGGCCGGGGAGGACCTCTCCCGCATCAGCGTCGCGGCGCTCACCGAGCGCGCCGGCCTCACGCGACGCACCTTCTACACGCACTATCGCGATATCCCCGATTTCATCGAGCGGCTCGAGTCGGGCATCTTGGAGGAGATCGGCCGACGGGTGGCAGCATTGGCCGCAAGCGATTTGCCCTCGCTGTACCGCAACATCGATGCGCTCGAGCCGGCGCCCGGCTCCGTTGAGCTGCTGGGCTATCTCAAGAACAACGGGGAGCTCATCGGCGCGCTGCTCGGACCCGGTGGCGACCCCGCCTTCGCGCAGCGGATCATGTCCGATGTGGGAGAAGTGGTCTCCAAGCGCATGCGGGAGGGCATCTTCCCCGGGGTGCTGGGGACATTTTTCGATTACTATCTCGCGTCGGTGATCGCTGCGGAGATGGGGATCATCCAGCGCTGGTTCGCCGGCGGCTTGGCGGAGGACCCTGAGACCATGGCGCGCATCATGACCGTGATCGCGTTCGTTCGACCCGGCGACCTCTACGGGCGCCCCATCGACATCAACGTGCCGGAGTACGGCATGAAGCTGATCGGGCTTCAGCGCGAGCGACGTGAACCCGAGGTGCAGGCGTGA
- the dcd gene encoding dCTP deaminase — protein sequence MVLSDRDIKIELAGGRITLDPLDPELIQPASIDLRLGSDFRVFRNSSHVAIDPQIHQPDLTEEVTVGGEDAFVLHPGQFALGTTLERIGLPDDVLGKLEGKSSLGRLGLMIHSTAGYVDPGWDGQVTLELSNVANLPILLRPGMRIGQISFERMSSPVERPYGCAELHSHYQGQLGATAARPLGSIRRP from the coding sequence ATGGTTCTCTCCGATCGCGATATCAAGATCGAGCTCGCCGGCGGGCGCATCACCTTGGACCCGCTCGATCCCGAGCTGATCCAACCGGCATCGATCGACTTGCGACTCGGCAGCGACTTCAGGGTGTTTAGAAATTCGAGTCATGTCGCGATCGATCCCCAGATTCATCAGCCCGATCTCACGGAAGAGGTTACGGTGGGCGGTGAGGACGCATTCGTATTGCATCCGGGACAGTTCGCGCTGGGGACAACCCTTGAGCGGATTGGTCTGCCCGATGATGTCCTCGGCAAGCTCGAGGGTAAAAGCTCTTTGGGTCGGCTTGGGCTCATGATCCACTCCACGGCGGGCTATGTGGATCCGGGCTGGGACGGTCAGGTGACCCTCGAGCTGTCCAACGTCGCGAACCTTCCGATTCTTTTGCGTCCGGGCATGCGAATCGGTCAGATATCGTTCGAGCGCATGAGTTCTCCGGTCGAGCGGCCGTACGGCTGCGCCGAGCTGCACAGTCACTATCAAGGGCAGCTCGGCGCCACGGCTGCCCGTCCGCTCGGCAGCATACGCCGCCCGTGA
- a CDS encoding HAD family hydrolase → MIQLFAADLDGTLLNFLHTVDGTILSSIRRITDAGAHFVVATGRTMRSNTEFGFEGNIAVICSNGSIIFSESDELLHHVPIDKAFLEELMRTFPDICLEAVGVRRSYVRGTREQREAGFRRDNPLRAIIMRGMRAKMNRDCCFEQTIAQVLAHDICKINARVSDPGVERELHDFLSEHADHVVNAPFNPVMFEITARLANKGTAVAWLADHYGIPGDEIAVYGDGGNDIEMLTRFSNSYATSNGSEAAKRAAGAVIGSCVFHAVPRHMMRTLATERARTAVERKKDGSEIRCQRS, encoded by the coding sequence ATGATACAGCTGTTTGCCGCCGACCTCGACGGAACCCTGCTGAACTTTCTTCATACGGTCGACGGAACGATCCTCTCATCGATCCGTCGGATCACAGATGCCGGCGCGCATTTCGTGGTCGCAACCGGACGCACGATGCGCTCGAACACAGAGTTCGGTTTCGAGGGCAACATAGCCGTCATCTGTTCGAACGGATCGATCATCTTCAGTGAATCAGACGAGCTCCTGCACCATGTGCCGATCGACAAAGCGTTTCTCGAGGAGCTGATGAGAACCTTTCCGGACATCTGCCTCGAAGCAGTCGGTGTCAGGCGCAGCTATGTGAGGGGAACTCGCGAGCAGCGCGAGGCGGGCTTCAGGCGCGATAATCCGCTGCGGGCGATCATCATGCGCGGCATGCGTGCGAAGATGAATCGGGACTGCTGCTTCGAGCAGACGATCGCACAGGTTCTTGCCCATGACATCTGCAAGATCAATGCGCGCGTGAGCGATCCGGGTGTCGAGCGCGAACTGCACGACTTCCTTTCAGAGCACGCCGACCACGTGGTCAACGCCCCTTTCAATCCCGTGATGTTCGAGATCACCGCTCGACTCGCGAACAAGGGGACCGCTGTTGCCTGGCTTGCCGATCACTATGGGATCCCGGGCGATGAGATCGCGGTCTACGGCGATGGCGGCAATGACATCGAGATGCTCACCCGATTCTCCAACTCATATGCGACGAGCAACGGCAGCGAGGCGGCAAAGCGCGCCGCCGGCGCCGTGATCGGCAGCTGCGTGTTCCACGCCGTTCCGCGGCACATGATGAGAACGCTCGCGACCGAGCGCGCCCGGACTGCCGTCGAACGCAAAAAGGACGGCTCCGAGATTAGATGCCAGAGAAGCTGA
- a CDS encoding NifU family protein yields MAVNEEHLKRVLDEIRPNLQADGGDLTFVGVDDDGVVQLELQGACAGCPMSSMTLSMGIERVLKEHVAGVTRVEAVNDTGGMDELYDEYAPF; encoded by the coding sequence ATGGCGGTCAATGAGGAGCATCTCAAACGGGTGCTTGATGAGATCAGGCCGAACCTTCAGGCCGATGGCGGTGATCTGACCTTTGTCGGCGTCGACGATGACGGCGTGGTCCAACTTGAGCTTCAGGGTGCGTGCGCAGGATGCCCGATGAGCTCGATGACCCTGTCGATGGGTATCGAGCGCGTCTTGAAGGAGCATGTGGCCGGCGTCACGCGCGTCGAGGCCGTGAACGATACCGGTGGCATGGACGAGCTGTATGACGAGTACGCTCCGTTCTAG
- a CDS encoding 2-hydroxyacyl-CoA dehydratase — MSINAKPVTSGIDAIDRRGCATNADPEAVTIQSDAVRGELHLGIDVGSTTVKLAVLDDANEIVYAKYQRHHTDVRACARDLFESASGALGDASMTCAITGSGGLLLSTWLHLEFVQEVIASKRAVETLIPTCDVAIELGGEDAKIIYFDQGIEQRMNGTCAGGTGAFIDQMATLLHTDAAGLNELAAGATTIYPIASRCGVFAKSDVQPLLNEGARPQDVAASIFQAVVTQTISGLACGRPIRGNVAFLGGPLQYLSELRRRFYLTLDLDEAHRIVPENAHLFVAAGAAMARESDRHVTISELIRAVDALGDAQGSEVERLDPLFATEDDWVAFKARHDREIVPKGELAGYTGRVFIGIDAGSTTMKAAMVGEDAQLLHTWYGSNNGDILGTAKTIMADFYAHIPQGCTIGHVTTTGYGEALLIEALKADSGEIETVAHLRGARAFLPGVQFILDIGGQDMKCLRVRDGVIEHIMLNEACSSGCGSFIESFAISMNMDVRAFAREAAAARRPVDLGSRCTVFMNSRVKQAQKEGATVGDIAAGLSYSVIKNALFKVIKLRDPGEIGDKVIVQGGTFMSDATLRAFELLCGIDAVRPDIAGCMGAFGAALLARDRATAGVSTILPAEEIASLAVEQRHGRCGRCANNCLLTINDFGGKRRFITGNRCEKGSGHRRGRTVAPNLFARKNELLFDRPVLPRDTAPRGTVGIPRALNMYENYPFWHAFFTHLGFSVVLSDDSSKKTYEAGIESMPSESVCYPAKLSHGHIMDLIGKDPDFIWMPCVRWERKEDAAAGNCYNCPIVMSYPTALGLNIDEISTGGIEFMYPFVPYHDKVELKRRLFDLLARERVADAAAGRGRLRGAAITRAEIDAAVNAAYEADAAFHERIQTMGEEAIAWIERHSGHGIVLAGRPYHNDPEINHALPELISSFGFAVLTEDSVAHLVKPERPIRVVDQWMYHSRLYAAARLVTLRDDLDLIQLNSFGCGLDALTTDQVQEILEASGKLYTVLKIDEVSNLGAARIRIRSLMAALADQAVSPRDHDRRSASDGASVEGTGAAAPGGVNPPGPRADVPVFATHRERLEAQRIGASAAFTKVPFTEKMREAGYTILCPQMAPIHFDLIKEVMREAGYNLELLPSTDRDAIEAGLRYVNNDICYPSILVCGQIMEAVESGRYDLSRTAVLISQTGGGCRATNYIALIRKALRDSGHADIPVISLSAVALDESNPGFHLTPTMLKAVVYCILFGDALMQMLYRTRPYEVERGSANALFERLMDRARSLAPALTRHSFTRLAREAIQAFDTLPLAGEGSKPRVGVVGEILVKFHPTANNHVVDIIEREGCEAVVPGLLDFFLYSLSGSHLQRDELGSSVRSRAVAAAAMRLVDWMRRPLDALLARSERFEAPEPISAMAEKAARVLSLCNNMGEGWLLTAEMIDLIGHGAPNIICTQPFACLPNHVVGKAVIKELRRQHPESNIVAVDYDPGASEVNQLNRIKLMISVAKENLRSGRGFVMEPVSPLDLDEVDQRLRPHRDRPSIRARLHRRRE; from the coding sequence ATGAGCATCAATGCGAAACCAGTGACTTCCGGGATCGATGCGATCGATCGGCGCGGCTGTGCGACGAACGCGGACCCCGAGGCCGTCACCATTCAATCGGATGCCGTTCGCGGAGAGCTGCATCTGGGGATCGACGTGGGCTCGACAACCGTCAAGCTCGCCGTGCTCGACGATGCCAACGAGATCGTCTACGCGAAATACCAACGCCACCATACCGATGTGCGCGCCTGCGCGCGCGATCTGTTCGAGAGCGCGTCAGGTGCCCTCGGCGATGCATCTATGACCTGTGCCATCACCGGATCAGGCGGGCTTCTGCTCTCGACGTGGCTGCACCTGGAGTTCGTGCAGGAGGTCATCGCGAGCAAGCGGGCCGTCGAGACGCTGATTCCGACCTGCGATGTCGCCATCGAGCTTGGTGGCGAGGACGCCAAGATCATCTACTTCGATCAGGGCATCGAGCAGCGCATGAACGGCACCTGCGCCGGCGGTACCGGGGCGTTCATCGACCAGATGGCGACGCTGCTGCACACCGATGCGGCCGGTCTGAACGAGCTGGCGGCCGGTGCCACAACCATCTATCCGATTGCGAGCCGGTGCGGCGTGTTCGCCAAGTCCGATGTCCAGCCCCTGCTCAACGAGGGGGCTCGTCCGCAGGACGTGGCGGCGTCGATCTTCCAGGCCGTCGTCACCCAGACCATCTCCGGGCTCGCCTGCGGCAGACCGATCCGCGGCAACGTGGCCTTTCTCGGCGGGCCGCTGCAGTATCTCTCCGAGCTGCGCCGCCGCTTCTATCTGACGCTCGATCTCGATGAGGCGCACAGGATCGTACCGGAAAACGCCCACCTGTTCGTGGCCGCAGGAGCCGCGATGGCGCGCGAATCGGACAGGCACGTCACGATCTCCGAGCTCATTCGCGCCGTCGACGCGCTCGGCGACGCACAGGGCTCCGAGGTCGAGCGGCTCGATCCGCTGTTTGCCACCGAAGACGACTGGGTGGCGTTCAAGGCGCGCCATGATCGCGAGATCGTGCCCAAAGGCGAGCTGGCCGGCTACACCGGCCGCGTCTTCATCGGCATCGACGCCGGGTCCACCACGATGAAGGCGGCGATGGTGGGTGAGGACGCTCAGCTGCTCCACACGTGGTACGGCAGCAACAACGGCGACATCCTGGGCACCGCCAAGACGATCATGGCCGACTTCTACGCCCATATCCCGCAAGGCTGCACCATCGGGCACGTGACGACGACCGGTTACGGCGAGGCGCTGCTCATCGAGGCCCTGAAGGCCGATTCCGGTGAGATCGAGACCGTCGCGCACCTGCGCGGCGCTCGCGCGTTCCTGCCGGGCGTGCAGTTCATCCTGGATATCGGCGGGCAGGACATGAAGTGCCTGCGGGTGCGCGACGGCGTAATCGAGCACATCATGCTCAACGAGGCGTGCTCCTCGGGCTGCGGCAGCTTCATCGAGAGCTTCGCGATCTCGATGAACATGGACGTGCGCGCGTTCGCGCGCGAGGCTGCAGCGGCGAGGCGACCGGTCGATCTGGGCAGCCGCTGCACGGTGTTCATGAACTCGCGCGTCAAGCAGGCGCAGAAGGAGGGAGCCACGGTCGGCGACATCGCGGCGGGGCTGTCCTACTCGGTTATCAAGAACGCCCTGTTCAAGGTCATCAAGCTGCGCGATCCCGGCGAGATCGGAGACAAGGTCATCGTGCAGGGCGGCACGTTCATGTCCGATGCGACGCTGCGCGCCTTCGAGCTGCTCTGCGGCATCGACGCCGTGCGCCCCGATATCGCCGGCTGCATGGGTGCCTTCGGGGCGGCTCTGCTCGCGCGCGATCGCGCGACTGCAGGGGTCTCGACGATCCTGCCCGCCGAGGAGATCGCCTCGCTCGCCGTCGAGCAGCGGCACGGACGCTGCGGGAGGTGCGCGAACAACTGTCTGCTCACGATCAACGACTTCGGCGGCAAAAGGCGCTTCATCACCGGCAACCGCTGCGAGAAGGGCTCCGGGCACCGGCGCGGCCGCACCGTGGCGCCCAACCTGTTCGCGCGGAAAAACGAGCTGCTGTTCGATCGGCCGGTGCTGCCGCGCGACACCGCTCCCCGAGGCACGGTGGGCATTCCGCGGGCGCTCAACATGTACGAGAACTACCCGTTCTGGCATGCGTTCTTCACGCATCTCGGGTTCTCGGTCGTCCTGTCCGACGATTCCAGCAAGAAGACCTATGAGGCCGGCATCGAGTCGATGCCCTCGGAGAGCGTGTGCTACCCGGCCAAGCTCTCGCACGGCCATATCATGGACCTCATCGGCAAGGACCCCGATTTCATCTGGATGCCGTGCGTGCGCTGGGAGCGCAAGGAGGATGCCGCCGCGGGCAACTGCTACAACTGTCCGATCGTGATGAGCTACCCCACCGCGCTCGGGCTCAACATCGATGAGATCTCCACCGGCGGCATCGAGTTCATGTACCCGTTCGTGCCCTATCACGACAAGGTTGAGCTCAAGCGGCGCCTGTTCGATCTGCTCGCCCGCGAGCGCGTGGCCGATGCCGCCGCCGGGCGCGGCCGTCTGCGCGGCGCGGCCATCACGCGCGCAGAGATCGATGCGGCGGTCAACGCCGCCTACGAGGCCGACGCCGCGTTCCATGAGCGCATCCAGACGATGGGCGAGGAGGCGATCGCATGGATCGAGCGGCACTCCGGCCATGGCATCGTGCTCGCCGGACGCCCCTATCACAACGATCCGGAGATCAACCACGCGCTGCCCGAGCTCATAAGCTCGTTCGGGTTCGCCGTGCTCACCGAGGACTCCGTCGCGCACCTCGTGAAGCCCGAGCGGCCGATCCGCGTCGTCGACCAGTGGATGTACCACTCCAGGCTCTACGCCGCCGCACGGCTGGTCACGCTGCGCGACGATCTCGATCTCATCCAGCTGAACTCCTTTGGCTGCGGGCTCGACGCGCTCACGACCGACCAGGTCCAGGAGATCCTCGAGGCCTCCGGCAAGCTCTACACCGTCCTCAAGATCGATGAGGTGTCAAACCTCGGCGCTGCTCGCATCCGCATCCGCTCGCTCATGGCTGCGCTCGCCGATCAGGCCGTCTCGCCACGCGACCACGATAGGCGAAGCGCATCCGACGGCGCCAGCGTCGAGGGGACGGGTGCCGCGGCCCCGGGGGGCGTGAACCCCCCGGGGCCTCGTGCCGACGTGCCCGTGTTCGCCACGCATCGCGAACGGCTCGAGGCTCAGCGCATCGGTGCTTCGGCCGCCTTCACGAAGGTGCCCTTCACCGAGAAGATGCGCGAGGCGGGCTACACGATCCTGTGTCCTCAGATGGCGCCGATCCACTTCGACCTCATCAAGGAGGTCATGCGCGAAGCCGGTTACAACCTCGAGCTTCTGCCCTCCACCGATCGCGATGCGATCGAGGCGGGCCTGCGCTATGTGAACAATGACATCTGCTACCCATCGATTCTGGTGTGCGGTCAGATCATGGAGGCTGTCGAGAGCGGTCGCTACGATCTGTCCCGCACCGCCGTGCTCATCAGCCAGACAGGCGGAGGGTGCCGCGCGACCAACTACATCGCTCTCATCCGCAAGGCGCTGCGCGACTCCGGTCACGCTGACATCCCTGTCATCTCGCTTTCAGCTGTGGCGCTCGACGAGAGCAATCCCGGTTTCCACCTGACGCCGACCATGCTCAAAGCGGTCGTGTACTGCATCCTGTTCGGTGATGCGCTGATGCAGATGCTCTATCGCACGCGTCCCTATGAAGTCGAGCGCGGCAGCGCCAATGCGCTGTTCGAACGCCTCATGGACAGAGCGCGCTCGCTTGCCCCGGCCCTCACGCGGCACTCGTTCACGCGGCTCGCTCGAGAGGCGATTCAAGCGTTCGATACGCTGCCGCTTGCCGGCGAGGGGTCAAAGCCGCGCGTCGGCGTCGTCGGTGAGATTCTCGTCAAGTTCCATCCGACGGCCAACAACCATGTTGTGGACATCATCGAGCGCGAGGGCTGTGAAGCCGTGGTGCCCGGCTTGCTCGACTTCTTTCTGTATTCCTTGAGCGGCTCGCATCTTCAGCGCGATGAGTTGGGCAGCTCGGTGAGGTCCAGAGCCGTCGCAGCCGCGGCCATGCGACTCGTCGACTGGATGCGTCGACCGCTTGACGCGCTGCTCGCGCGCTCCGAGCGCTTCGAGGCTCCCGAGCCGATCTCCGCCATGGCAGAGAAGGCCGCTCGCGTGCTTTCGCTGTGCAACAACATGGGTGAGGGGTGGCTTCTGACGGCCGAGATGATCGATCTCATCGGGCACGGGGCCCCCAATATCATCTGCACCCAGCCGTTCGCGTGCCTGCCGAATCATGTGGTCGGCAAGGCGGTCATCAAGGAGCTGCGCCGCCAGCATCCCGAGAGCAACATTGTTGCGGTGGACTACGATCCGGGTGCCTCCGAGGTCAATCAGCTGAATCGCATCAAGCTCATGATCTCGGTTGCAAAGGAGAATCTGCGTTCCGGCCGCGGCTTCGTCATGGAGCCGGTCAGCCCGCTCGATCTTGACGAGGTCGACCAGCGCCTGCGGCCCCACAGGGATCGTCCGTCCATTCGCGCCCGCTTGCATCGCAGGCGGGAATGA
- a CDS encoding ZIP family metal transporter has translation MFTPQLMQGLGWATLGCLFIWAMTTLGAAAVFLVRRDREFTNRIFLGFAAGVMIAASMWSLLDPAIEQAEQQGQMGWIPAAGGFLLGVAFLIGLDSLLPHLHEDPDRTEGVRASWKRTTLLISAVTLHNIPEGMSVGLLFAMAAQHGGAQGEIYLGMAFALALGIGLQNIPEGAAVALPLAKEGKSRLQAFIMGSLSGIVEPIFGILVVLVSDQIHPLMPWLLSFAAGAMIYVVVEELIPAAHLGEHSNIGTLGVIVGFVIMMVLDVALG, from the coding sequence ATGTTCACTCCTCAGCTCATGCAGGGCCTCGGCTGGGCGACGCTCGGCTGCCTGTTCATCTGGGCCATGACGACGCTCGGCGCGGCTGCGGTCTTTTTGGTGCGACGGGATCGCGAGTTCACGAATCGCATCTTTCTGGGCTTCGCGGCGGGGGTCATGATTGCGGCCTCCATGTGGTCGCTGCTCGATCCGGCGATCGAGCAGGCCGAACAGCAGGGCCAGATGGGGTGGATCCCCGCGGCGGGCGGCTTTCTGCTCGGCGTTGCCTTTCTGATCGGACTCGATTCGCTGCTGCCCCATCTGCATGAGGATCCGGATCGCACGGAGGGAGTCCGAGCGAGCTGGAAGCGCACGACGCTGCTCATCTCGGCCGTCACGTTGCACAACATCCCCGAGGGCATGAGCGTGGGGCTGCTGTTCGCCATGGCCGCCCAGCACGGGGGCGCGCAAGGGGAGATCTATCTCGGCATGGCCTTTGCGCTGGCCCTGGGAATCGGGCTTCAGAACATCCCCGAGGGCGCCGCGGTCGCGCTGCCGCTCGCCAAGGAGGGGAAAAGTCGTCTGCAGGCCTTCATCATGGGCAGTCTGTCAGGCATCGTCGAGCCGATCTTCGGCATCCTCGTCGTGCTCGTGAGCGATCAGATCCATCCGCTCATGCCCTGGCTGCTCTCGTTTGCCGCCGGAGCCATGATCTACGTGGTCGTCGAGGAGCTGATCCCGGCGGCGCATCTCGGAGAGCACTCCAACATCGGAACGCTGGGCGTCATCGTCGGCTTTGTGATCATGATGGTGCTCGACGTGGCGCTGGGTTGA
- a CDS encoding ABC transporter ATP-binding protein translates to MAVLEARGLEKSFEAGGRALPVIRGVDLAIAQGEFVSIVGKSGSGKSTLLYLLSGLERPSAGEVVLDGEVISDRSDNELTRLRRERFGFVFQSYNLIPNLSAFENIALPLYLNRVPTTEVKERIEAAVEALGVGDLLAKGIFQLSGGEQQRISIARAIVAEPDVLFADEPTGNLDSATGREVFDTLRSINAERGMPVVMVTHDEDLARAADRRLEMSDGRLGQHGGMQANH, encoded by the coding sequence ATGGCTGTCCTGGAGGCGAGAGGTCTTGAGAAGTCCTTCGAGGCCGGCGGCAGGGCGCTGCCGGTCATTCGCGGTGTGGATCTCGCGATCGCGCAGGGGGAGTTCGTCTCGATCGTCGGCAAGTCAGGGTCGGGCAAGTCAACCTTGCTCTATCTTCTGAGCGGCCTCGAGCGCCCGAGCGCCGGCGAGGTCGTCCTCGACGGCGAGGTCATCTCGGACCGCTCCGACAACGAGCTCACGCGCCTGCGCCGGGAGCGCTTCGGCTTCGTGTTCCAGTCCTACAACCTGATCCCGAACCTATCGGCATTCGAGAACATCGCGCTTCCGCTCTATCTGAACCGCGTGCCAACCACCGAGGTGAAGGAGCGCATCGAGGCTGCAGTCGAGGCACTTGGAGTCGGCGACCTGCTCGCCAAGGGAATCTTCCAGCTTTCCGGCGGCGAGCAGCAGCGCATCTCGATCGCCCGGGCGATCGTCGCAGAGCCTGACGTCCTGTTTGCCGACGAGCCCACGGGCAACTTGGATTCGGCCACGGGGCGGGAGGTCTTTGACACGCTGAGATCCATCAACGCCGAACGTGGAATGCCCGTGGTCATGGTCACCCATGACGAGGATCTGGCCCGTGCGGCAGATCGGCGTCTGGAGATGAGCGACGGCCGGCTGGGACAGCACGGTGGGATGCAGGCTAACCATTAA